The sequence GAGGAGTTCACCATGCGATATCGCCCGGACCCGGTCAAGTACGGCGGGGATGAGGACGACGGCGACAGTGGCGGTCAGAGCGGAGGGTGCGGCGACGGCGATGGGTGTGGTCGCCGGTAGTGCCTGAATCGGGGCGGCCTGCGGCCTGCGGCCTGCGGCCTGCGTGCTGTGGGCGCGCGGGCCGCCCCCGTGAACTCGACGGACTGGTCGTTCAGTTGGGACGGAAGAGGGAGAAGGGGCGGCATGCGGCATCACCACGCCTACCTCTGGCTCGGGCACGGCGATGTCCTCGTGAGACCGGGCGATGCTCACCGGAGGCCGAACCACCCGGAGTTCCGCACCGCTCAGGTGATGCCGCTGGAGTGCGCGGACTGGCTGTTGAAGCCGGCCTCCCGGATCGCGGGGACGTTCTACGAGCCGGGGGACGCGGCCAGGTGGTATGCGGGACGGCTTGCCGAGTACGGGGAGCTCTTCGACGGGGCGTATGCGGTGACGCCTTCGTATGGGGAGACCGTACGGGTTCTGTCTGCGGGGGAGGACAGGGTGGGCGGCTGGTGGGTGAGCGGCGGCCGGTTTCTCTCGGTCAGCTTGATCGCCTGTAGTCCGCACCGGGTGCGTCCGGTGTATGGGTGTCCGCTGCGGGAGACCCCATGACCTCCCGCGCCAGCCGGACCAGGTCCGGGATCCGCGGATGGCCCGGCCCCTCGCGCCAGGCGAGGAGTACGGGGACGGGTGGGGCGTCGGTGAGGGGGATGTAGGTCAGGGCGGGGTGGGGGTGCATGCCGGGGGTGGCGGAGGTGGTGACGCCGATGGCGCGGCCGGCGGTGATGGTGGCGATCCAGTCGTCGGTGTTGCCGATGGGGAGCGTGGCGGCGGGGCGGGCCTCGGGTGGCCAGAGGTCGAGGGTGGTGGTGCCGGAGACCGTGTTCAGGGCGAGGGTGCGGTCGGCCAGGTCGGTGAGGGTGAGGGTGCGGCGGCGGGCCAGGGGGTCGTCGGCGGGGAGGCCGGCGACGCGGGGTTCGGTGGTGAGCTGCGCGGTGCGCAGGCCGGGGGTGCGGACCTCGCCGCGGAGCAGGGCCGCGTCCACATCGCCGCGGGCCAGGCCCGCCGTGCGGTCGTCGATGCGGAGGAGCTCCAGCGGGGTCTCCGGGTACTCCTCGTGCCAGCGGCGCAGCAGGGCGGGGGTCCTGGCACCGGCGGCCGACCAGGCGTGGCCCAGGCGGAGCGGCCAGGTGGTGTCGTGAGGGTGGGCGAGCGCGCGGTCGAAGGCGGTGACGGCGAGGGCCGCACGGTCGCGGAAGGCGACGCCGTCGGGGGTGAGCGCGAGGTGGTGGGTGGAGCGGTCGACGAGGCGTACGCCCAGTCCCTGTTCCAGCTGGCGCAGGGTACGGGAG is a genomic window of Streptomyces gilvosporeus containing:
- a CDS encoding LysR family transcriptional regulator, whose protein sequence is MSIELRHFRCFLAIADTLNITRAAARLHLTQPAVSRTLRQLEQGLGVRLVDRSTHHLALTPDGVAFRDRAALAVTAFDRALAHPHDTTWPLRLGHAWSAAGARTPALLRRWHEEYPETPLELLRIDDRTAGLARGDVDAALLRGEVRTPGLRTAQLTTEPRVAGLPADDPLARRRTLTLTDLADRTLALNTVSGTTTLDLWPPEARPAATLPIGNTDDWIATITAGRAIGVTTSATPGMHPHPALTYIPLTDAPPVPVLLAWREGPGHPRIPDLVRLAREVMGSPAADTHTPDAPGADYRRSS